In Solea senegalensis isolate Sse05_10M linkage group LG18, IFAPA_SoseM_1, whole genome shotgun sequence, a single window of DNA contains:
- the epas1a gene encoding endothelial PAS domain-containing protein 1, with translation MTADKERRRAISREAAKRRRQVESDVFGDLSRLLPVQPSVQANLDKPSIIRLTISYIRMHTLFKVNTWTNAETSHAASKYGRSLGNGEEQQMCDGGWGHAEKEETNMYLSILDGFLMVLSTGGDVIYLSDNVNKYMGLTQTELMGHNIFDFAHPCDLEEIRNNLRLMAEDVWCDAKRDFVMRIKSGLTNRGRSSHLKTATWKVLHCRGRLNVCASPSSASCLLLTCRPLPLSHTLLSTHTFTSQHSMDMRFTYCDQRVTLLLGYSPEELLGRSIYDLCHVLDTNCLTQNHLNLCWKSQSVSSQYRMLVRGGGYVWVESHSAVIPSVRPSKSRRSSHQPLSILCVTYVLSGVEEPSLQLSVDQTVNR, from the exons ATGACAGCCgacaaggagaggagaag GGCCATTAGTCGCGAGGCGGCCAAAAGGAGACGGCAAGTGGAGTCTGATGTGTTTGGAGATCTGTCTCGCCTGCTGCCCGTCCAACCGTCTGTCCAAGCAAACCTGGACAAGCCGTCCATCATTCGTCTCACCATCAGCTACATACGCATGCACACGCTGTTCAAAG TGAACACTTGGACTAACGCAGAGACCAGTCATGCAGCCTCAAAATACGGACGGTCCCTGGGCAATGGAGAGGAACAGCAAATGTGTGACGGAGGATGGGGCCATGCggagaaagaggagacaaaTATGTATCTGAGCATCCTGGATGGGTTTCTGATGGTCCTGTCCACTGGGGGGGACGTCATCTACTTGTCTGACAACGTCAACAAATACATGGGCTTGACACAG ACTGAGTTGATGGGACACAATATCTTTGACTTCGCTCATCCCTGTGACCTGGAAGAAATCAGAAACAATCTGCGTCTAATGGcag AGGACGTCTGGTGCGATGCAAAGAGGGACTTTGTCATGAGGATTAAAAGCGGTCtgacaaacagaggaagaagtAGCCACCTTAAAACAGCCACGTGGAAG GTTCTGCACTGTCGGGGCCGGCTGAATGTCTGTGCCTCTCCCTCCTCGGCCTCCTGTCTGCTGCTGACCTGCCGACCTCTGCCCCTCTCGCACACACTCCTcagcacacacaccttcacCAGCCAGCACAGCATGGACATGCGGTTCACATACTGTGACCAGAG AGTGACTTTGCTGTTAGGCTACAGTCCTGAGGAGCTGCTGGGCCGTTCCATCTATGACCTCTGTCACGTGCTGGACACAAACTGTCTGACACAGAATCATCTGAACT tgtgttggaagagtcagtcagtcagcagtCAGTACAGGATGCTGGTGAGAGGTGGAGGTTATGTTTGGGTGGAGAGTCACAGCGCCGTCATCCCCTCGGTGCGACCCTCCAAGTCTAGACGCAGCTCCCACCAGCCACTGAGCATCCTCTGTGTTACCTACGTCCTcag TGGAGTGGAGGAGCCGTCCCTGCAGCTGTCTGTGGACCAGACTGTCAACAGATAG